From the Cryptomeria japonica chromosome 2, Sugi_1.0, whole genome shotgun sequence genome, one window contains:
- the LOC131031606 gene encoding uncharacterized protein LOC131031606, whose product MAAKYLDSNDAERIFIVANLIKGSTIWKYIWERRSIITENLTWKIGNGGKAKFWRDSWNGDIPLVEEIDDIVWVNEVEAVVGSYVANYIMEGRRESKWIEWKSVGEWKMEKNVELKDILNKKKKIIYQKEKDQLLWSASKSGKYKVNLGYEILRSIKQNVESPLVLCWHKMVLPKAGAFLWTALHGRILTRDKLKTIGIAGPSLESVRNQSLKSFLLAWPSSIKKSKGSIMWVVSLALLVWHIWKERNRRVFNEEALSYDTLIPKLKGAIEEVINVKVVGKKYSSYSSWDKEMERLWNLMKISGYKLMDKRQNKDSIVWSPPMTGNIKVNFDGASRGNPRKSGYGAIIRE is encoded by the exons ATGGCtgctaagtatttggattcaaaCGATGCAGAAAGGATTTTTATAGTGGCTAACTTGATTAAGGGTTCTACAATTTGGAAATATATTTGGGAAAGAAGAAGTATAATAACAGAGAATCTAACATGGAAAATTGGTAATGGTGGAAAGGCCAAATTTTGGAGAGATTCATGGAATGGTGATATACCTCTAGttgaagaaatagatgacatagtttGGGTTAATGAAGTAGAAGCAGTGGTTGGGTCGTATGTGGCTAATTATATTATGGAAGGGCGGAGGGAGTCAAAGTGGATTGAATGGAAATCGGTAGGAGAATGGAAGATGGAAAAGAATGTGGAACTAAAGGATATTCTAAACAAGAAgaaaaaaatcatctatcaaaaagaaaaggatcaaTTATTATGGAGTGCATCTAAATCAGGAAAATATAAGGTTAATCTGGGATATGAGATCCTTAGGAGCATAAAACAGAATGTGGAGTCACCCTTGGTGTTGTGTTGGCACAAAATGGTTCTACCCAAGGCAGGGGCATTCCTTTGGACTGCTTTGCATGGTCGCATACTAACAAGGGACAAGTTGAAAACAATTGGAATTGCAGGTCCGAGT CTTGAATCGGTGAGAAATCAATCATTAAAAAGTTTTTTATTGGCATGGCCTTCCAGTATTAAAAAATCAAAAGGCAGCATTATGTGGGTGGTGAGTCTAGCTTTACTTgtttggcatatttggaaggagagaaatcgAAGAGTTTTCAATGAGGAGGCTCTGTCTTATGATACACTAATTCCTAAATTAAAAGGAGCCATAGAAGAAGTCATCAATGTGAAAGTAGTTGGCAAAAAGTATAGTTCTTATTCTTCATGGGACAAAGAGATGGAAAGACTCTGGAACTTAATGAAGATTAGTGGTTATAAGCTAATGGACAAGAGGCAAAACAAAGACAGCATAGTATGGTCTCCTCCAATGACAGGAAATATAAAGGTTAACTTCGACGGAGCTAGCCGTGGTAACCCTAGAAAATCAGGATATGGTGCCATTATAAGGGAGTAA